In Thermococcus thioreducens, a genomic segment contains:
- a CDS encoding deazapurine DNA modification protein DpdA family protein produces the protein MELFFFGVADGSARKAIESFAPRKFPIMVNYATKVRPIPRNTSKLFIDSGGFSFFFKLREYPDPHEKYLEFVLKKNADFFANRDHPCEPEVLHQTGRTVRENQLKTIENQIAIQDLIDDQYPELGNRFVAVLQGWTIEEYLYMLDEMKSQGLLTRLIGIGSVCRRGQERQIRRIITTLRAELPRKYGLHAFGVKFSVLKYKDVWDALYSADSLAYRWRIDRVKDPRPISEQLIERLNDWISRLDSLATTHSNQMTLVEAI, from the coding sequence GTGGAATTGTTCTTCTTCGGAGTCGCTGACGGTTCGGCAAGAAAGGCGATAGAGAGCTTTGCTCCGCGAAAATTCCCAATCATGGTGAACTATGCCACGAAGGTACGACCAATCCCGCGAAATACTAGCAAGCTCTTCATCGACAGCGGTGGTTTCAGCTTCTTCTTCAAACTCAGGGAGTATCCAGATCCTCACGAGAAGTACCTCGAATTCGTGCTGAAAAAGAACGCTGACTTCTTCGCGAACAGAGACCATCCCTGCGAGCCCGAGGTACTTCACCAGACTGGCCGCACTGTAAGAGAGAACCAGCTCAAGACTATTGAGAATCAGATTGCGATTCAGGATCTAATAGATGATCAGTATCCAGAGCTCGGGAATCGCTTCGTTGCAGTCCTACAAGGCTGGACCATAGAGGAATATCTGTATATGCTCGATGAGATGAAAAGCCAAGGGCTTCTCACGAGGCTAATTGGTATTGGGTCTGTCTGCAGACGTGGACAGGAAAGGCAGATCCGACGCATCATCACTACTCTCCGCGCAGAGCTCCCGCGCAAGTATGGGCTCCATGCATTTGGTGTGAAATTCAGCGTTCTGAAGTACAAAGACGTGTGGGATGCTCTCTACTCAGCAGATAGTCTCGCGTACAGGTGGAGAATAGACAGGGTGAAGGATCCTCGACCGATTTCTGAGCAATTGATTGAGAGACTCAACGATTGGATCAGCCGTCTTGACAGCCTTGCAACAACCCACTCAAATCAAATGACTCTTGTGGAGGCGATCTAA